The Candida dubliniensis CD36 chromosome 5, complete sequence genome has a window encoding:
- a CDS encoding GTPase activating factor, cell polarity/morphology, putative (Similar to S. cerevisiae BUD2;~In S. cerevisiae: GTPase activating factor for Rsr1p/Bud1p required for both axial and bipolar budding patterns), which yields MPPTYQSAFHKIISRDKGVFEGHNFLVSVDTINWIHVNTLTITEQGQLFSSDSDDNHYLLLQSLQSCFIQIYPDSNISGSGKNSISQPPPTTSTRRNLLRKTSNLNSSDQSHSRSSEDNDHQPPAILIKTFDNDKLYIRIPSKSNFGNLLSCLIVWQNLKPQGLAKKWYSENKVIDGFNPNAPIYELLVCRFKIYGPLPNKYKNLNIVPGPKAPVYQQKIDDFKTNFDNSYIITPQISSDNHNSINEGWFYAMGALNSHGILNFISELDGTLLYSIDIKSVLSSEIREVHNSIFNSSNILFIGQLKELRYNNVIRTLSTLTPDQLLTPFLTRDGKIIPNNQRILIEFPLHIDLEDWFVGLNYFAKREYIGSFDNESKLIHNVEHPQLHDFSKANFRVSKKMSIDIIEAKFENTETNKSGKIYAEVRMWGFPWSRTAIVNHTNNPFWKEEFSTDLPISTQMVHILIKKCVFNDSSYSTGDKLIGTVYVTPDILTKQMKTTSTIMTSSESSQAIQMNTVPLSSMASTSNAGLDIVRLTINDPNNIPIGKLLLEVHLQEYHILSPSVFKPLEKMLVNAPMKDLIRFCNENVPSSDFERVSLVLLDIFQSLEVEDDWFKSLMEVELVNVDMMTRKNYHQRNSQDQAISNSKTQHQSSHNNVFNTLFRGSSIFSKSLEKYNLRIGQEYLEKVFGDFFAKISNEKKNCEVDPRYVRIQERALRKGKSIHDTTGLDGNGYSQDASDDDDDDDDDDDNSSDDADYNAERERERNERIKKMVEENFQNLYGYVEEIWNKIYITSNDLPDQIKLQLKNFRTKVELVCDPEDKVTSLNCLSAFIFLRFFCPAILNPKLFYLAKNHQTGSTQRTLTLIAKVLLNLANRQEFSPHKEPHLVRMNVFLRKHTPEIYDYFDKLTGRKNDFNEKILELSHEVKRFDLNLDKTSNELPTTPYLIDKYLRLTEIVHLLDYNKYAKNNPNGSMSNLGTPVNSPSRDIDRDRSQSGTPDLDPILNLSDLKLNYENKYQIGSLEFEKSEFLELSGDNETEGFIKSLCKGNEEIFSFINSNITLKDIQKQSTKIMNRIQELEIYLENYEFPNNYKDQFIWDSFTDDIMNKCWLDTSRNCLIYSDHVPSTNQYKKLIDHALSGLKLKFNDHQKLNGNSTMNSLMNNSSGKRNGHDINGGPGGNDGNYGDGYNEMDRNQRLSLTFSTISIGSAIKPNTSKNPFKKWLRKN from the coding sequence ATGCCTCCAACTTATCAATCTGCATTTCATAAAATCATTTCTCGTGATAAAGGAGTATTTGAAGGTCACAACTTTCTTGTTTCCGTTGATACGATTAATTGGATTCATGTAAATACATTGACAATCACAGAACAAGGTCAATTATTTTCGTCAGATTCAGACgataatcattatttgttaCTACAATCTTTACAATCTTGTTTTATACAAATATATCCTGATTCCAATATATCAGGATCTGGTAAAAACTCAATTTCCCAACCACCCCcaacaacttcaacaaGACGTAATTTATTAAGAAAGACAAGcaatttgaattcttcAGATCAACTGCACCTGAGATCAAGTGAAGATAACGACCATCAACCACCAGCTATTCTTATAAAAacttttgataatgataaactATATATAAGGATACcttccaaatcaaattttggTAATCTATTGAGTTGTCTTATTGTTTGGCAAAATTTAAAACCTCAGGGGTTAGCCAAAAAATGGTATAGTGAGAATAAAGTTATTGATGGATTCAATCCCAATGCACCAATTTATGAATTATTGGTTTGTCGATTCAAAATATATGGACCATTAcccaataaatataaaaactTAAATATTGTTCCTGGACCTAAAGCTCCTGTATATCAACAGAAAATAGATGATTTTAAAAccaattttgataattccTATATAATAACACCACAAATACTGTCAGATAATCATAATAGTATTAATGAAGGTTGGTTTTATGCTATGGGGGCATTGAATTCACACGGGATTTTAAACTTTATAAGTGAATTAGATGGAActttattatattcaattgatataaaACTGGTTTTATCTAGTGAAATTAGAGAAGTACACAATTCAATCTTTAATAGTtctaatattttatttattggacAATTGAAGGAACTACGTTATAATAATGTTATAAGAACATTAAGTACTTTGACCCCAGATCAATTGTTGACTCCATTTTTGACACGTGATGGTAAAATCATTCCTAATAATCAACgaattttaattgaattccCCTTGCACATTGATTTGGAAGATTGGTTTGTGggattaaattattttgcTAAAAGGGAATATATTGGatcatttgataatgaatcaaaACTTATCCATAATGTTGAACATCCTCAATTACATGATTTTTCCAAGGCAAATTTCCGAGtatcaaagaaaatgtccattgatataattgaagctaaatttgaaaatactGAAACTAATAAACTGGGGAAAATTTATGCTGAAGTAAGAATGTGGGGGTTCCCATGGTCTAGAACTGCTATTGTTAATCATACCAATAATCCATTTTGGAAAGAAGAGTTTCTGACTGATCTACCTATATCAACCCAAATGGTAcatattttaattaaaaaatgtGTTTTCAATGATTCATCTTATTCGACTGgtgataaattaattggtaCAGTTTATGTGACGCCGGATATTTTAACTAAACAGATGAAAACCACTTCAACTATTATGACTAGTAGCGAATCCAGTCAAGCTATACAAATGAATACGGTGCCATTATCTAGTATGGCTTCAACCCTGAATGCTGGATTGGATATTGTTAGATTGACTATTAATGATCCCAACAATATCCCCATTGGTAAGTTATTATTAGAGGTCCATTTACAAGAATATCATATTCTTTCCCCACTGGTTTTCAAACCATTAGAGAAAATGCTTGTTAATGCGCCGATGAAAGATTTAATCAGGTTTTGTAATGAAAATGTCCCTTCATCAGATTTTGAACGTGTCAGTTTGGTATTGTTAGATATTTTCCAAAGTCTTGAAGTAGAGGATGATTGGTTTAAGAGTTTAATGGAGGTGGAATTGGTTAATGTTGATATGATGACTAGGAAAAACTATCATCAACGGAATAGTCAAGATCAAGCTATTTCCAATTCCAAGACGCAACATCAATCTTCTCATAATAACGTGTTCAACACACTATTTCGAGGATCATCGattttttctaaatcattggaaaaatataatttacGTATTGGACAAGAATATCTTGAAAAAGTGTTTGGAGATTTTTTTGCCAAAATTAgtaatgaaaagaaaaattgtgAAGTTGATCCTAGATATGTTAGAATACAGGAACGTGCATTGCGAAAGGGGAAAAGTATTCATGATACTACTGGGTTAGATGGTAATGGGTATAGTCAAGATGCcagtgatgatgatgatgacgatgacgatgatgacgaCAATAGTAGTGATGATGCTGATTATAATGCAGAAAGGGAACgagaaagaaatgaaagaatcaaaaaaatggtggaagaaaatttccaaaactTGTATGGATATGTTGAAGAGATTTGgaataaaatttatataaCCTCAAATGATTTACCTgatcaaataaaattacaattgaaaaattttagAACCAAAGTTGAATTAGTGTGTGATCCTGAAGATAAAGTTACTAgtttgaattgtttatcggcatttatatttttaagATTTTTCTGTCCTGCAATATTGAATCccaaattattttatttagccaaaaatcatcaaacaGGGAGTACTCAAAGAACATTGACATTGATTGCCAAAGTTTTACTTAATCTTGCTAATCGACAAGAATTTAGTCCTCATAAGGAACCCCATTTAGTAAGAATGAATGTTTTCTTAAGGAAACATACACCAGAAATTTatgattattttgataaacttACGGGTCggaaaaatgattttaatgaaaaaattttggaattgaGTCATGAAGTTAAAcgatttgatttaaatttagaTAAAACTTCTAATGAATTACCAACAACTCcttatttaattgataaatatttgcGATTAACTGAAATTGTTCATTTGTTggattataataaatatgcCAAGAATAATCCGAATGGATCTATGAGTAATTTGGGAACACCGGTGAATAGTCCATCAAGAGATATTGATCGAGATAGATCACAATCAGGAACTCCAGATTTAGATCctatattgaatttaagtgatttaaaattgaattatgaaaataaatatcaaattggGTCAttagaatttgaaaaactggaatttcttgaattgAGTGGTGATAATGAAACTGAaggatttattaaatcattatgtAAAggaaatgaagaaattttttcatttattaattctaaTATAACTTTAAAAGATATTCAAAAGCAAAGCACGAAAATTATGAATCGAAttcaagaattggaaatttatttagaaaattatgaattccctaataattataaagaTCAATTTATATGGGATTCATTTACTGATGATATTATGAATAAATGTTGGTTAGATACCAGTagaaattgtttgatttattcTGATCATGTCCCTTCAACtaatcaatataaaaaattaattgatcatGCATTATCAGggttgaaattgaaatttaatGATCATCAGAAATTGAATGGTAATTCCACAATGAATTcattaatgaataatagTCTGGGGAAAAGAAATGGACATGATATTAATGGTGGACCTGGTGGTAATGATGGTAATTATGGAGATGGTTATAATGAAATGGATCGTAATCAAAGATTAAGTTTAACGTTTAGTACTATTAGTATTGGTAGTGCTATAAAGCCAAATACTTCAAAAAATCCATTTAAGAAATGGTTACGGAAAAATTGA